Proteins from a single region of Orcinus orca chromosome 20, mOrcOrc1.1, whole genome shotgun sequence:
- the GAPDHS gene encoding LOW QUALITY PROTEIN: glyceraldehyde-3-phosphate dehydrogenase, testis-specific (The sequence of the model RefSeq protein was modified relative to this genomic sequence to represent the inferred CDS: inserted 3 bases in 2 codons; substituted 2 bases at 2 genomic stop codons), translating into MSKRDVTLTNVTVVQLPRQPCPVTRAPPPPEPQPIKEQVPPPPPPAPKKVSVVRELTVGINGFGRTGRLVRRACMEKGVKVVAVNDPFIDPEYMVYMFKYDSTHGQYKGSVEYRNGRLAVGNNEISVFQRKQPKEIPXKSVGSPFVVEATGVHLSLEETTAHIEAGALRVVICAPSPEAPMFVMGVNEKDYNPGSVKIVSNASCTTNCLAPLAKVIHEXFGIVEGLMTTVHSYTATQKTVDGPSEKAWRDGRGAHQNIIPAPTGAAKAVGKVIXDLQGKLTGMAFRVPTPVVSAVDLTCRLAQPTPSSGIEEAIKAEAKGPMAGILAYTEDEVVSTEFVGDTHLSIFDAKGGITLNDNFVKLISWYDNEYGYSHRVVDLLXFSRDK; encoded by the exons ATGTCGAAACGCGACGTCACCCTCACCAATGTCACCGTTGTCCAGCTCCCGCGACAGCCTTGCCCAG TGACCAGAGCACCACCCCCTCCGGAGCCCCAGCCAATCAAAGAGCAAgtcccaccacctccacctcctgcACCTAAGAAGGTTTCTGTGGTTCGGGAGCTGACTGTTGGCATCAATGG ATTTGGACGCACTGGTCGCCTGGTGCGGCGTGCCTGCATGGAGAAGGGTGTTAAGGTGGTAGCAGTGAACGATCCGTTCATCGACCCAGAATACAT GGTGTACATGTTTAAGTATGACTCCACCCACGGCCAATACAAGGGGAGCGTGGAATACAGGAATGGACGGCTGGCCGTCGGTAACAATGAGATCAGCGTCTTCCAGCG CAAGCAGCCCAAAGAAATCC GGAAGTCTGTCGGGAGCCCCTTTGTGGTGGAGGCCACAGGCGTGCACCTGTCCTTAGAGGAAACTACA GCCCACATTGAGGCAGGTGCCCTGCGTGTGGTCATCTGCGCGCCCTCTCCAGAGGCACCCATGTTTGTCATGGGGGTGAACGAAAAGGACTATAACCCCGGCTCCGTGAAAATTGTCAG CAATGCATCCTGCACCACCAACTGCCTGGCCCCCCTCGCCAAGGTCATCCATGAGTGATTTGGGATTGTGGAAGGGCTGATG ACCACAGTCCATTCCTACACTGCCACCCAGAAGACAGTGGACGGACCATCGGAGAAGGCCTGGCGAGACGGACGGGGTGCCCACCAGAACATCATCCCGGCCCCCACAGGGGCTGCCAAGGCTGTGGGCAAAGTCATCTAAGACCTCCAAGG GAAGCTGACTGGAATGGCGTTCCGAGTGCCAACCCCAGTCGTGTCTGCTGTGGACCTGACCTGCCGCCTGGCCCAGCCTACCCCGTCCTCAGGCATCGAGGAGGCCATAAAAGCAGAAGCCAAGGGGCCCATGGCCGGCATCCTTGCCTACACTGAGGATGA GGTCGTGTCCACGGAATTTGTTGGCGATACTCATTTGTCTATCTTTGATGCTAAGGGTGGCATCACGCTCAACGACAACTTCGTGAAGCTCATTTCCTG gtacGACAACGAATATGGCTACAGTCACCGAGTGGTGGACCTCCT CTTCAGCCGAGACAAGTGA
- the TMEM147 gene encoding transmembrane protein 147 produces the protein MTLFHFGNCFALAYFPYFITYKCSGLSEYNAFWKCVQAGVTYLFVQLCKMLFLATFFPTWEGGIYDFIGEFMKASVDVADLIGLNLVMSRNAGKGEYKIMVAALGWATAELIMSRCIPLWVGARGIEFDWKYIQMSIDSNISLVHYIVASAQVWMITRYDLYHTFRPAVLLLMFLSVYKAFVMETFVHLCSLGSWTALLARAVVTGLLALSTLALYVAVVNVHS, from the exons ATGACGCTGTTCCACTTCGGGAACTGCTTCGCCCTGGCCTACTTCCCCTACTTCATCACCTACAAGTGCAGCGGCCT GTCCGAGTACAACGCCTTCTGGAAGTGCGTCCAGGCCGGGGTCACCTACCTCTTCGTGCAGCTGTGCAAG ATGCTGTTCCTGGCCACTTTCTTTCCCACCTGGGAAGGCGGCATCTATGACTTCATTGGG GAGTTCATGAAGGCCAGCGTGGATGTGGCAGACCTGATAGGCCTAAACCTTGTCATGTCCCGGAATGCCGGCAAGGGGGAATACAAGATCATGGTTGCTGCCCTGGGCTGGGCCACCGCCGAGCTCATTATGTCCCG CTGCATCCCTCTCTGGGTTGGAGCTCGGGGCATTGAGTTTGACTGGAAGTACATCCAGATGAGCATTGACTCCAACATCAGTCTG GTCCATTACATCGTCGCATCTGCCCAGGTGTGGATGATAACACGCTACGACCTGTACCACACTTTCCGGCCAGCAGTCCTCCTGCTGATGTTCCTTAGCGTCTACAAGGCCTTCGTCATGGA GACCTTCGTCCACCTGTGTTCCCTGGGCAGCTGGACGGCACTTCTGGCCCGAGCGGTGGTGACGGGGCTGCTGGCTCTCAGCACCCTGGCCCTGTATGTCGCTGTTGTCAACGTGCACTCCTAG